The nucleotide window CTGAGATTGGTGGTAGAATACCTGTTAACACAAGTGGTGGTCTAAAGGCTAGAGGCAACCCTATAGGTGCAACCGGCGTTGCACAGGTTGTCGAAATAGTACAGCAGCTAAGGGGTGAGGCTGGAAAGAGGCAGGTCTCCGGCGCCGAAGTAGGTATGACACAAAACATTGGAGGTTCTGGAAGCACGTGTGTAGTTCACATATTCGGGAGACAAAGGAGGTGAGTCAAAAATGATGCCAAAATCACCAAGAATATGGCAACTGGCCGAGAGAAGGTATAGGTTGCTGGGCTCGAAGTGTACGGTATGCGGAAAGACCAGCGTAGGTCCAAGAAGTGTCTGTCCTATTTGTAATTCTGAGAAAATTGAGACTATCCAGCTCCCTTCGACTGGAACTATATACTCCTACACGGTCGTGCATGCATTACCAGCAGAGAAGAGTGGTTATGGACCCTACATAATGGCCATCGTTGAACTTGAAGATGGAACCAAACTTACCGCGGAAATAGTAGATTGTGAACCAGAAGAC belongs to Aigarchaeota archaeon and includes:
- a CDS encoding Zn-ribbon domain-containing OB-fold protein; translation: MMPKSPRIWQLAERRYRLLGSKCTVCGKTSVGPRSVCPICNSEKIETIQLPSTGTIYSYTVVHALPAEKSGYGPYIMAIVELEDGTKLTAEIVDCEPEDVKIGMPVELAFRLIGQESEHGIIYYGYKFRPIISRT